Proteins from a genomic interval of Phycisphaerae bacterium:
- a CDS encoding aminotransferase class I/II-fold pyridoxal phosphate-dependent enzyme, which produces MDADKPVSLNLNVRGMGQSATLAIKDKCRELRRRGRMIYDFGLGQSPFPVPTSIVEALRLAAPEKDYQPVKGLPALREAVAEYHRRKDQIDAHPDGVIVGPGSKELMFILQIVYYGEILLVPPCWVSYWPQARIVGRRISLIHTTHDAGWKLSAERLHESLEIVGDDHRPRLLVLNYPSNPTGQTFTMDELREIAEVCRKFNLIVLSDEIYGQLHFHGEHASIGRYYPEGTIVSSGLSKWCGAGGWRLGTFTFPRELDWLITAMAAVASETYTSVSAPIQHAAITAFHCGVEIERYLWHARRVLDEIARRSVAILQESGIRVLAPAGGFYLWLDFSARSAELAARGIKTGVALCDHILQETGVAILPGAAFGRSRSELTARLAFVDFDGAKALAASETTPLDQGLPGGMIEQHAEHLLEGMHRLAAWARQEAVVATTHAAS; this is translated from the coding sequence ATGGACGCCGACAAGCCGGTCAGCCTCAATTTGAACGTCCGCGGGATGGGCCAATCCGCGACTTTGGCGATCAAGGACAAGTGCCGGGAGCTGCGCCGTCGGGGGCGCATGATCTATGATTTCGGGTTGGGCCAGTCGCCGTTTCCCGTCCCCACATCGATCGTTGAGGCACTCCGGCTCGCAGCGCCGGAGAAGGACTATCAGCCGGTCAAAGGGTTGCCGGCGCTGCGCGAGGCGGTGGCGGAGTATCACCGACGGAAGGACCAGATCGACGCGCACCCGGACGGCGTTATTGTCGGGCCCGGCTCAAAAGAGCTGATGTTCATTCTCCAGATCGTCTATTACGGCGAGATTCTCCTCGTCCCGCCGTGCTGGGTTTCGTACTGGCCGCAGGCGCGGATCGTCGGGCGGCGCATCAGTTTGATTCACACGACGCATGATGCGGGTTGGAAGTTGTCGGCCGAGCGGCTGCACGAATCCCTGGAGATCGTGGGAGACGATCATCGGCCGCGGCTGCTCGTGCTGAATTATCCCAGCAATCCGACCGGTCAGACGTTCACGATGGACGAACTTCGGGAGATCGCCGAGGTCTGCCGCAAGTTCAACCTGATCGTCCTGTCGGACGAGATTTACGGACAGCTTCATTTTCACGGCGAGCACGCCTCGATTGGGCGGTATTATCCCGAGGGCACGATCGTCAGTTCCGGTCTGTCCAAATGGTGCGGAGCGGGCGGTTGGCGGCTGGGAACGTTCACGTTTCCCCGCGAGTTGGACTGGCTCATCACCGCCATGGCGGCCGTGGCCAGCGAAACGTACACGTCGGTCAGCGCGCCGATCCAGCACGCCGCGATCACGGCGTTTCATTGCGGCGTGGAGATTGAGCGGTATCTGTGGCATGCCCGCCGCGTACTGGATGAGATCGCGCGACGGAGCGTCGCGATCCTGCAGGAATCCGGCATTCGCGTGCTTGCACCGGCCGGAGGTTTCTATCTGTGGCTGGACTTTTCGGCACGGTCGGCCGAACTCGCGGCGCGCGGCATAAAGACGGGAGTGGCGCTGTGCGATCATATATTGCAGGAGACGGGCGTGGCGATTCTGCCGGGGGCGGCGTTTGGGCGGTCCCGGTCGGAACTCACGGCAAGGCTGGCGTTCGTCGATTTTGACGGGGCCAAGGCGCTGGCGGCCTCGGAGACGACCCCGCTCGATCAGGGGCTTCCGGGAGGGATGATTGAGCAGCACGCCGAGCATCTCCTCGAGGGCATGCACCGGTTGGCGGCATGGGCCCGTCAAGAGGCCGTGGTGGCAACGACGCACGCTGCATCTTGA
- a CDS encoding carbohydrate-binding family 9-like protein, which produces MKRRLVLGFALMVSGCTYESRTIYVEKNSAQQSPRRYACPRAGSPIDVDGSMDERAWSGARWSEPFVDIEGGSKSPRYRTRMKLLWDAENLYIGARLEEPHVWATLKRHDEIVFNDNDFEVFIDPDGDARNYYEIETNAFGTVFDLLLVKTYRAQGPAVHEWNLKGLRCAVAVDGTINDPKDVDRAWSVEMALPWRSLKEHAGEASAPPKPGDTWRMNFSRVEWQHEIVNGRYGRVPKVREDNWVWSPQGVIDMHRPEKWGFVRFVGPATAP; this is translated from the coding sequence ATGAAGAGGCGGCTTGTCCTGGGGTTCGCGCTCATGGTCTCGGGCTGCACTTACGAATCACGAACGATCTACGTCGAAAAGAATTCCGCGCAGCAGTCTCCGCGGCGGTACGCGTGCCCTCGCGCCGGCAGTCCCATTGACGTCGACGGCTCGATGGATGAGCGCGCCTGGTCGGGCGCACGCTGGAGCGAGCCGTTCGTGGACATTGAGGGCGGTTCGAAGTCGCCGCGCTATCGCACGCGGATGAAGTTGTTGTGGGACGCGGAGAATCTGTATATCGGCGCGCGGCTGGAGGAGCCGCACGTGTGGGCAACCCTGAAGAGGCACGACGAGATCGTCTTCAATGACAACGATTTCGAGGTCTTCATCGATCCCGACGGCGACGCGCGAAATTACTACGAAATCGAGACCAATGCCTTCGGAACGGTCTTCGATCTCCTGCTGGTGAAGACCTATCGGGCCCAGGGACCGGCGGTGCATGAGTGGAATCTGAAGGGACTGCGGTGCGCCGTGGCGGTGGATGGAACGATTAACGACCCGAAGGATGTCGATCGCGCGTGGAGCGTGGAGATGGCCCTGCCGTGGAGGTCGCTTAAGGAACATGCCGGTGAGGCCTCCGCGCCGCCGAAGCCGGGCGATACGTGGCGGATGAACTTTTCGCGCGTCGAGTGGCAGCATGAAATCGTGAACGGCCGTTACGGCCGCGTGCCAAAGGTTCGAGAGGATAACTGGGTGTGGTCGCCGCAGGGGGTGATTGACATGCACCGGCCGGAAAAATGGGGTTTCGTGAGGTTTGTGGGTCCGGCGACGGCACCCTGA
- the hppD gene encoding 4-hydroxyphenylpyruvate dioxygenase, translated as MTRAATIEPKISSVPATVDFLPLQGIDHVEFYVGNAHQAAHFYRTMFGFDITAYRGLETGDRLRASYVVEQGKIRFVLTTALTPDHEVARHCQLHGDGVKVIALAVTDVDASIEAVKERGATIIAAPQTLEDANGKWRCATIRTYGETVHTFVDRKNYKGVFAPGFVAMTAPKAKSTGLAAIDHMVGNVELGAMNHWVNFYASVMGFSQLAQFTDDDISTEYSALMSKVMQNGTGRIKFPINEPAEGKKKSQIEEYLDYYRGPGVQHIALNTGDIAATVRALRDNGVQFLRVPDTYYDALPARVGKIDVDYKVLRELGILADRDDEGYLLQIFTKPVEDRPTLFFEVIERHGSRGFGLGNFKALFVSIEEEQKKRGNL; from the coding sequence ATGACCCGCGCCGCGACGATTGAACCGAAGATTTCGTCCGTTCCCGCCACGGTGGATTTTCTGCCGCTGCAGGGGATCGATCACGTCGAGTTCTACGTTGGTAACGCTCATCAGGCGGCGCACTTTTACCGCACGATGTTCGGCTTCGACATCACGGCGTATCGCGGGTTGGAGACGGGCGATCGGCTGCGCGCGAGTTATGTCGTCGAACAGGGCAAGATTCGGTTCGTGCTGACGACGGCGCTGACGCCGGATCACGAGGTCGCCCGGCACTGCCAATTGCACGGCGACGGGGTTAAGGTGATCGCGCTGGCGGTGACCGACGTGGATGCATCGATCGAGGCGGTGAAAGAGCGCGGGGCGACCATCATCGCGGCGCCGCAGACGCTGGAGGACGCGAACGGGAAGTGGCGCTGCGCGACGATCCGTACGTACGGTGAGACGGTGCACACCTTTGTCGATCGGAAGAATTACAAGGGCGTTTTCGCGCCGGGGTTCGTGGCGATGACGGCCCCGAAGGCAAAGTCAACGGGCCTGGCGGCGATCGACCACATGGTCGGAAACGTCGAGCTGGGGGCGATGAACCACTGGGTGAACTTCTACGCGAGCGTCATGGGCTTTTCGCAGCTCGCCCAGTTCACCGACGATGATATCAGCACTGAGTACAGCGCGCTGATGAGCAAGGTGATGCAGAACGGCACCGGTCGGATTAAGTTTCCGATCAATGAGCCAGCCGAGGGAAAGAAGAAGAGCCAGATCGAGGAATATCTGGACTATTATCGCGGGCCGGGCGTGCAGCACATCGCCCTGAACACAGGCGACATCGCGGCGACGGTGCGGGCCCTGCGCGACAACGGAGTGCAGTTTCTTCGCGTGCCGGACACGTATTACGACGCGCTGCCGGCGCGGGTGGGCAAGATCGACGTGGATTACAAGGTGCTGCGCGAGCTGGGCATCCTGGCCGACCGTGACGACGAGGGGTATTTGCTGCAAATCTTCACGAAGCCGGTGGAGGACCGGCCGACGCTGTTCTTCGAGGTGATCGAGCGGCACGGTTCGCGAGGGTTCGGGCTGGGTAACTTCAAGGCGCTGTTCGTATCGATTGAGGAGGAGCAGAAGAAGCGGGGGAATTTGTAG
- a CDS encoding DNA polymerase III subunit alpha, which produces MSHSSNSPFVHLHVHTHYSLLDGANRIDELVKTAKSMGMPAIAITDHGNMFGVIEFYRAAIAAGVKPIIGMEAYIAPGDRRVKEKVQGEESNYHLLLLAASNVGYHNLLKLSTIAHREGFYSKPRIDRETLTAHHEGLICTSTCLGAEIPTALMKQDRAAAEKIADWYLALFGPERFYIELQDHGIPEQRAINPELIDIARRRGLGLIVTNDVHYLRHEDADAHDVLCCIQTRNLQTDEKRLKFPTDQFYLKTPEEMAGLFMGHSEAIANTLRIAEQCNVDLDFKKRHTPVYRPPEKKSPEEFLRQLVYEGARERYGEVTPEIRERIDYELGVVQSKGFSSYFLIVWDFVRYASGQGIPCAARGSGCSSIVAYCLYLSQPDPLRYGLYFERFMDPDRDEMPDIDIDICQDGRERVIQYVREKYGHVAQIITFGTLKARAAIRDVSRVLGVPLAEADRVAKLIPDDDLKMTLDKALAREPDLKKSYDESPQIRRVIDVARRIEGLARHSGVHAAGVVIADQPLDELLPLCKATGSDAIITQFEGPTVELVGLLKMDFLGLRTLSVLARACALVEKNHGVKIDLERLDLADQKVYSVFAAGQTKGVFQFESGGMRDVVMKMRPNRIEDLIAANALYRPGPMINIDAYIARKHGEKWTSPHKIMDDVLAETYGIIVYQEQVARLVNQLGGIERKRAFRLAKAISKKKTSMIEAEREPFIEGAARNGLKKNVAEDIFNQILPFGEYAFNKAHSTGYALIAFQTAYVKAYYPLEFMAALLTYEMGDTDKVVEYIEECRRLDIDVRPPDINTSDSDFTTVERDGQRFLRFGLAAIKGVGEKAVQAIVAAREAGPFESLFDFCERIDSADVNRGVLDALIKAGAFDSTGAMRKALIAVLDRAMQLGAETQRDRLSGQMNMFGSFDAGPAPSRPKVLSTDEWSEAEMLAHEKSVLGFYVTKHPLSNHEQTLRRYATADCASLVDLDDGVDIVIGGMISRMRTMVTKSGRNAGSKLGILMVEDLTGSIEAVVYSEELEKHRDLIGPDRLVFLRGRVDRRREEPSLKVSEVIALEDGPSQLAEAVILKVATSGLEPAALANVREVCRSHRGDRNLFLRVNSPGQMTTVVRCGQDLCVRPDAAFVAAIESVLGAGAVDIVGRRRVVPSRSQSPSAPPQVEASEELAGALH; this is translated from the coding sequence GTGTCGCATTCCTCGAATAGCCCCTTCGTCCACCTTCACGTCCACACGCACTACAGCCTGCTCGACGGGGCCAATCGCATCGACGAACTGGTCAAGACGGCCAAGAGCATGGGGATGCCGGCGATTGCGATCACCGATCATGGCAACATGTTCGGCGTGATCGAGTTTTACCGCGCGGCGATCGCGGCGGGGGTCAAGCCGATCATCGGGATGGAGGCGTACATCGCGCCGGGTGATCGGCGGGTGAAGGAAAAGGTGCAGGGAGAGGAATCAAACTACCACCTGCTCCTCTTGGCGGCCAGCAACGTTGGATATCACAACCTGCTCAAGCTCTCCACGATTGCCCATCGCGAGGGGTTTTACTCGAAGCCGCGGATCGACCGCGAGACGCTGACGGCGCACCACGAGGGACTGATCTGTACGAGCACATGCCTCGGGGCCGAGATTCCGACGGCGCTGATGAAACAGGATCGCGCCGCCGCGGAGAAGATTGCCGACTGGTATCTGGCGCTTTTCGGTCCGGAGCGGTTCTACATTGAATTGCAGGACCATGGCATCCCGGAGCAGCGGGCCATCAATCCGGAGCTGATCGATATCGCGCGGCGGCGCGGACTGGGCCTCATTGTCACGAACGACGTTCATTATCTTCGCCACGAAGACGCGGACGCGCACGACGTGCTCTGTTGCATCCAGACGCGGAACCTCCAGACCGACGAAAAGCGGCTCAAGTTTCCGACCGACCAGTTCTATCTCAAGACGCCGGAGGAGATGGCGGGGCTGTTCATGGGCCATTCCGAGGCGATTGCCAATACGCTGCGGATCGCCGAGCAGTGCAATGTCGATCTGGACTTCAAGAAGCGGCACACGCCGGTCTATCGGCCGCCGGAGAAAAAATCGCCTGAGGAATTCTTGCGGCAACTCGTTTATGAGGGGGCGCGGGAGCGATACGGCGAGGTCACGCCGGAAATCCGCGAGCGGATCGATTACGAACTCGGGGTCGTTCAAAGCAAGGGCTTTTCCAGTTATTTCCTCATCGTCTGGGACTTCGTGCGTTACGCGAGCGGTCAGGGTATTCCCTGCGCGGCGCGCGGCAGCGGCTGTTCCTCCATCGTCGCCTACTGCCTGTACTTGTCACAGCCCGATCCACTGCGCTACGGCCTCTACTTCGAGCGGTTCATGGACCCTGACCGCGACGAGATGCCGGATATCGACATCGATATCTGTCAGGATGGCCGCGAGCGGGTTATTCAGTATGTCCGCGAGAAGTACGGTCACGTCGCGCAGATCATTACATTCGGGACGCTCAAGGCGCGCGCTGCCATTCGCGATGTCTCGCGCGTCCTCGGCGTGCCGCTGGCGGAGGCCGACCGCGTGGCCAAGCTGATACCCGACGACGACTTGAAGATGACGCTGGACAAGGCCCTGGCCCGCGAGCCGGACTTGAAGAAATCGTACGACGAGAGTCCCCAGATACGGCGCGTGATCGACGTGGCCCGGCGGATCGAGGGCCTCGCGCGGCATTCCGGCGTCCATGCAGCGGGCGTCGTCATCGCCGATCAGCCGCTGGACGAGCTTTTGCCGCTGTGCAAGGCGACTGGCTCGGACGCGATCATCACGCAGTTCGAAGGCCCCACGGTCGAATTAGTGGGCCTGCTCAAGATGGACTTCCTGGGCCTGCGGACGCTCAGCGTGCTGGCGCGGGCGTGCGCGCTCGTCGAAAAGAACCACGGCGTCAAGATCGACCTGGAACGGCTCGATCTCGCGGATCAGAAAGTGTATTCCGTCTTTGCGGCAGGGCAGACCAAGGGGGTGTTCCAATTTGAGTCCGGGGGCATGCGCGACGTGGTGATGAAGATGCGGCCCAATCGCATCGAGGACCTCATTGCCGCCAACGCGCTTTACCGACCGGGTCCGATGATCAATATCGACGCTTATATCGCCCGCAAGCACGGCGAAAAGTGGACCAGTCCGCACAAGATCATGGATGACGTCCTTGCCGAGACGTATGGCATTATTGTGTACCAAGAGCAGGTTGCCCGCCTCGTCAATCAACTCGGCGGCATCGAGCGCAAGCGGGCGTTCCGCCTGGCCAAGGCGATCAGCAAAAAGAAGACGTCGATGATTGAGGCGGAGCGTGAGCCGTTCATCGAGGGCGCTGCGCGCAACGGGCTGAAGAAAAATGTCGCCGAGGACATCTTCAACCAGATTCTGCCGTTCGGCGAGTATGCGTTCAACAAGGCGCATTCGACCGGCTACGCGCTCATTGCATTCCAGACGGCGTACGTCAAGGCGTATTACCCGCTGGAATTCATGGCCGCACTGCTCACCTATGAAATGGGCGACACCGACAAGGTCGTCGAATATATCGAAGAGTGCCGCCGGCTCGATATCGACGTGCGGCCACCGGATATCAACACCAGCGACTCGGACTTTACCACGGTCGAGCGCGACGGTCAGCGGTTCCTTCGTTTCGGCCTTGCGGCGATCAAGGGCGTGGGCGAGAAGGCCGTACAGGCGATTGTCGCGGCGCGCGAAGCCGGGCCCTTTGAGAGTCTGTTCGATTTTTGCGAGCGCATCGACTCGGCCGACGTCAATCGCGGCGTGCTCGACGCCCTGATCAAGGCCGGTGCGTTCGATTCGACTGGGGCGATGCGCAAGGCGCTCATCGCCGTCCTCGACCGGGCCATGCAGCTTGGCGCCGAAACGCAGCGCGACCGCCTCTCCGGTCAGATGAACATGTTCGGGTCGTTCGATGCGGGACCGGCTCCGTCGAGGCCCAAGGTACTCTCGACGGATGAGTGGTCCGAAGCGGAGATGCTCGCGCACGAAAAGTCCGTCCTCGGCTTTTACGTTACGAAGCACCCGCTGTCGAACCACGAGCAGACGCTTCGCCGCTATGCCACGGCGGACTGCGCTTCGCTCGTCGATCTCGACGACGGCGTGGACATCGTGATCGGCGGCATGATCAGCCGCATGCGCACGATGGTCACCAAGTCGGGCCGCAACGCCGGCTCCAAGCTGGGCATCCTCATGGTTGAGGACTTGACCGGTTCGATCGAGGCCGTGGTCTATAGTGAGGAGTTGGAAAAACACCGGGATTTGATCGGGCCGGACCGACTGGTGTTTTTGCGGGGCCGTGTTGATCGCCGGCGCGAGGAACCGTCGCTCAAGGTCTCCGAGGTGATCGCCCTGGAGGACGGGCCGTCACAACTTGCCGAGGCCGTCATTCTCAAGGTGGCGACCAGCGGCCTTGAACCGGCGGCGTTGGCGAATGTTCGTGAGGTGTGCCGGTCTCATCGCGGAGATCGAAATCTTTTCCTCCGGGTCAACTCGCCGGGACAGATGACCACCGTGGTGCGCTGTGGGCAGGATCTTTGCGTCCGCCCCGATGCGGCCTTTGTCGCCGCCATCGAAAGTGTCCTGGGAGCGGGCGCGGTGGACATCGTGGGTCGGCGGCGGGTGGTTCCCAGCCGGTCGCAATCCCCTTCTGCTCCTCCACAGGTCGAGGCCAGCGAGGAGTTGGCGGGGGCTCTGCACTAG